Within Runella rosea, the genomic segment CCTTGCTCAGAAACCATAAATAATCCTAGGGCTTTCTCGGAAGATTGGGCAGCGATGATTCTTTTAATAAAATCTTCGGTTTCGCGGCCAGCGGTGCCGTTTCCGATGGCGATGGCGTCAATTTGATATTTTTGGAGATAACTTTTAACGGTGGCCTCCGCTTCCATCGCTTTGTCAAACGGATAAATCACGGTATCGGCTAACAGATTTCCCTGCGAATCCAAGCATACAACTTTACAACCGGTACGGTATCCGGGGTCAATGGCCAATACCCGTTTCTGGCCCAAAGGCGACGCCAACAGCAATTGACGCAGGTTTTCGGTAAAGACCTGAATGGCGTAGCGGTCGGCTTTTTCTTTTGAATTATTGGTAAATTCAGTTTCGATTCCAGGCTTCAAAAGACGTTTGTAGGCGTCCGAAACCGTGAGTTCCAGTTGGTCTTTGCAGGCGGGCAACCCTTTGACAAACAGCCGGTCGAGCAGGTCGATGGCCATTTCTTCATCGGGCGAAATATCTACGCTCAAAAAACCTTCTTCTTCGCCACGACGAAGTGCCAACAAACGGTGCGACGGAATTTTGTTGAGCGGCTCGCTGAAATCAAAATAATCACGGTATTTTGCCCCTTCTTCTTGCTTGTTTTTCTTCACTTTAGACGAAACTTGCGCCGTACGTTCAAAAGCATAACGGATTTTATTTCTAGCATCCACATTTTCAGACATCCACTCGGCCATAATATCCCGCGCGCCCTGCAAGGCATCGTCGATGGTGGGGACTTTATCGTTCAAAAACTGCTCGGCTTTGCGCTCAGGATTGGCTTCTTTTCCCGCAAAAATCACCTGTGCCAAGGGTTCAAGGCCTTTTTCAATGGCCATCGAAGCACGGGTTTTACGCTTTTGTTTGTAAGGCAAATAAATATCCTCCAACGTTTGCAAAACGTAGGTTTCTTCGAGACGTTTACGCAATTCGGGCGTAAGTTTTCCCTGCTCTTCGATGCTTTTTAGCATGGCCTCTCGGCGCTTCAAAACCTCTTGAAATTTCTGATATTGCTCTTTAATGGCGTTGATTTGGACTTCGTCAAGCTGGCCGGTCATTTCTTTACGGTAACGCGCAATGAACGGAACCGTGGCTCCTTCGTCAAATAACGTAATGGTGTTGTGGGCCTGACGCTCACTGACTCCTACAATAGGAGCAATAAATTGGGATGCTGTCATTGAATTAGTTCGTATTTATGACGGTAAATCGCTTACAAACGCTACCAGTACTCCTTTTTTGGGGTTGCAAATAAGCAAACAGGAAGCGATTGTGGCAAACATTTTTTCAGTAAAAAAGGGTAATTCGCGTTTTAAAAGTATATCATTACCAGAACAAACTCATCCCTAACGCTTTAGGCAAGTGATGATTTCGAGTTGAAAGCCGCGTGACTGGCATTATTTTTTTATGGTAAATAATTTACAGTCACTATCTTCCGTTTATGTTTTTTTCTGTAAAAACAATCTTAGTATCACAGCAAAACATTCAGCACGAATCATTTTCATTACTCAATATGCACTTAGACATCACCCAACCACACCTCCTCGAAGAGTATCTGAAAAATAAAAACTGGCTCAAACAACACGAGCAAGTACTGATTTTAGAAAAACCGGGCGAAGGAAACATGAATTATACCTTGCGGGTACGCACCCACGACCGTACACTCATTGTAAAGCAGTCGCGACCGTACGTGGAAAAATATCCACAAATCGCCGCACCTGCCAACCGCACCGTGACGGAGGGACGGTTTTATGAAAAGATTCAACCCTTTGCCAGCATCAACGAATTGATGCCTCAATTGATTGGCATAGATACCGAAGCCAATATTCTGGTATTGGAAGACTTAGGCACTGCAAGCGACTATACTTTTTTGTACCAGCCCAGCCAACAGCTTTCCATGACCGACGCGGAGGCCCTGGCGCATTACCTCGCCATGCTTCACCGCCTCACGTGGCAAGAAACGATTGATGCGTCTTTTGCCAACCGTGAAATGCGGGCGCTGAACCACGAACACATTTTCAATTATCCGCTGATAGAAAACAACGGTTTTGACCTTGACACCATCTCTAGCGGGCTACAAATGATTTCGATGGGCTACAAAATCGACACAAAATTGAAACAAAAAGTCAGGGAATTGGGCATGATGTACCTCTCAGACGGGCGCTCTTTGTTGCACGGAGATTTTTACCCAGGTAGCTGGCTCAAAACCACGTATGGCCTCAAAGTCATTGACCCCGAATTTTGTTTTTATGGATTCCCTGAATTTGATTTGGGCGTGATGACGGCCCACCTCATGATGGCCAAACAATCCGAAGAAACCATCCGTAAGGTGTATCAAGCCTACGGAGAAATCAAAAACCCGCAATTGGTAGACCAATTTACGGGCGTTGAAATCATGCGTCGACTCATCGGATTGGCACAGTTGCCGCTGTCTTTGAGTTTGTTGGACAAAGAAGAATTGCTCGAAACGGCCTACGATTTAATAACGCGTTAGTAAGAAATTGTTAATACCCCGGCACAACCGTACCGAGTTCTTTGGCGGCCAAGTCGTTGATGTTTTTGTAAAACTTATACTGACGTTGAACTTCCATAATCTGCGCAAATTCTTCGTCAGAGTTCCCCGTTATTTTTCCCATTTGATTTAACAAATCCTTCATCTTAGTGGCCGAATACGCCATTTTAAGGCGAAGGATTTTTTTAAAGGCAATTTCGTGGAGCAATTCTTCGTCGGTCGGAACCACAATATCGTGCTTTTCCCAATTCTCGCTCAAATGGTGCTTACTTGTACATAAGTCAATCGAAAAACGCTGTATATCAGGGTCGATGTGCGAAAGAAAATAATCAGTAGAAGGAATTTCTCCCAAACCGAAACGTTGACGGAAGATATTCAGGACCAAGTCAAAGAGTTGATTTTCAAACGATATTTCCCCAATCTCGTGCAGTAAATACCGACACAGCGAAATTCCCGTTTCCAGCTCCGTTTGGCCGTGCAAAATCAGCAATTTGACAAACGCCTGTTCCTGAAAATACAGTCTTTGCTTGAACAAATCCGTAGGTGGCTCATGCTTGGGCGCTACATTCGGTACGGAATTGGGAACAGAATCCTCCACCAAAATCCCGAATTCTTCTTCGATAAAGTTATCAGAAAAATGAATATCTGTAGGCTCCTGCGGCCGCTCTCTCAAGCGGTCTTTGGGCTTAGACTGCGTGGGCTTTTCAGCGGCTTTATCCTCCCGCCGGCGCAGGTGTTTATTGCCTTCAGAAATGAGCGTTTGCTCGTCCATTTTCATCAAATCGGCGGTGCGTTTGAAGAAAATCTGGCGCTTTATCGGGTCCGAAATTTTGGTAATACTCGTTACAATTTCATTGATGGCTTCGGCACGCTTAAAGGGATTATCGCCCGCATCCTTCAAAAGCATTTCGGTTTTGAAGGTAATAAAGTCTTTTGTGGCCTGCTGAACGTGTTTTTTGAAGCCTTCCGCTCCCACCTTATACACATAGCTATCGGGGTCTTCGCCGTCGGGCAAGGTCACGAGGCTTACGTTCAGGCCTTCTTCAAGCACCATGTCCAGTCCGCGCAGGGCCGCTTTGATACCCGCGGCATCGCCATCATAAAGAATCGTAATATTATTGGTAAAACGCGCAATTAGCTTGATTTGCTCTTCCGTCAGCGACGTACCTGAGGAAGCCGCCACGTTCTGAATACCTGCCTGATGCAGCGAAATCACGTCGGTGTAGCCTTCTACCAAATAGCAAACATCCTCCTGCCGAATGGCGTTTTTGGCCTGATAGATTCCGTAGAGAATTTTGCTTTTGTGATAGACTTCGGTTTCGGGCGAGTTGATGTACTTCGGTTGGCTCTTGTCGGCCGACAGAATCCGTGCACCAAAGGCAATCACCTTGCCCGATACATTATGAATCGGAAAAATCACCCGTCCCCTAAAACGGTCGTAGTAGCGCGTGGCGCGGTTGGCCTGCGCATCGCCTTCTTTATGCAGGGCCAAGCCCGCCTTTTCGAGCAATTCAGGATTATAGCCTTTTTTGGCGGCCTCTTTGGTCAGCCCGTCCCAGTCGGTAAGGCTATAACCAAGCCCGAACGACTTGATAGTAGGGTCATTGAAACCCCGATTCCGAAAATAGCTCAACCCAATTGACTGCCCTTCTTCGTGCTCCATGAGCAAGTTTTGGTAGTATTTTTGGGCGAAATTCAAGACAATATAGAGGCTGTCGCGTTCATTTTGGCGCAGCACTTCCTCGGGGGTTTGCTGTTCTTCTTCGACCTCAATGTTGTATTTTTGGGCCAAATGCCGCAACGCCTCTCCGTAGCTTATACCCTCAATGTCCATTACAAACTTGATGGAATCGCCTGCCGCCCCACAGCCAAAGCACTTATAAATCTGACGAACGGGATTAACGTTGAACGACGGTGACTTTTCGTTGTGAAACGGACAACAGGCGGTGTAGTTGGACCCTCTTTTTTTCAAAGACACAAAATCCCCCACCACTTCTACAATGTCAGCGGCTTGTTTGATTCGCTCGGTTATTTCGTTACTAATTCGCATAGGGCAAAGGTACGGGATTTAGGGGTGTTTTTGCCATTGATTTTTGGCATAAGCTATCCTCAAAATAAAAATTTCAGCCTTTACCAACCTTTTAATTTGGGATTGCGTCTTTGTACTAACAACGGCTTAGCCTCCAAATTGAACCATTTATTTACATTTTTCAACGGTTCAACCCATTTCATTGGAAAGCTGTTTTGCACCCTGTTAGTTTTACACAAAAATTCATACAGCTATGACAACTTCAATTAAAAAACAAATCGCGGGTATCCTCTTTATCTTGAGCGGATTAACCCTTCTTTCTTTGCTCGTTCTGGCTTAAAGGAGCGAAAAGAAATACCGACAAGTTTGATATACAAAAAGCGCTGATTGATGGTCAATCAGCGCTTTTTGTAATTAATTATAAGCCCCTAAATTATATTTTGGCACTAGCCACGGTTTTTGACCATACACGCCATACGTTTTTGTACATGATGTTGGCAATATCGCTTTCGGAATAACCGCGTTTGAGCAATACATAAATCAGATTAGGATACTGCGACACATCTTTCAGGCCCGTGGGCAGGCTGTCGCCTACGCCGTCAAAATCAGAGCCGATACCGACGTATTGCGTGCTACCAGTTAGTTTCACCACGTGGTCGATGTGATTGGCTACGGTTTCAACGTCGGCAAACAGCACGGGATTCTCTTTCTGGAATTGCTTCAACAAATCTTGGGCGGCAGGGTCGGTAAATTTCAAACCTTTATCTTTCAGTATTTTCATAAATTTCCCTTGCAATACTTCCGCCTGCTTACGGTAATTTTCATCCAGAAAGCTGGAGCCAAAATTGATTTGAATTACGCCACCTTTTTTACCCAACAGCTTTATCATGTCGTCCGACATATTCCGCTTAAAAGTAGGCGTAAAATAACGACACGACGAGTGCGACGCAATCACAGGAACGGTTGAAAGCTCCACCGCCTGATAAAAAGCGTCATCGGAAATATGCGATACATCGACCATGATTCCAACGCGGTTCATTTCTTTTACTACCTCCCTGCCGTAGGCACTTAAACCCTTGTGGGTGAAGGTACTGTCGTAGGAAGAATCGCAAATCAGGTTATCTTTTCCGTGCGTGAGCGTCACGTAGCTAATGCCCTGCTGACGAAAATAAGCTACGTCGGAGAGTTTTTCCAACGGAGCACCATTTTCCATTCCCATCGGAAACGAGATAATACCTTTTTTGAAATTCGCATCCACTTGTTGGGGCGTTGTGGCTACAGCAAACTTGTCGGGGTGCGCCTTGGCGATACCCTTCACCATCGTAATGAGCGTATCGGCCAACTGCTTAGCACCGCCCGTTTGCTGGTACGACGACGGAATATAAACCGACATAAAAGGTGCCGAAAGTCCCCCTTTTTTGGCGCGTTCGTAGTCAAAATCACCCTCGGTGGTGCTGATGGGAATGCCTAAATATTGGCGTTCGAGCCGAAAGTTTTTGATTTTGAGCCGATACGGCAAATCGACGTGCCCATCGGTGAGGATATATTTGTGGGCGATCTTATCGGCCAATTGGCGCAATTCTTCGTCCGATTTTTGCGCCCGTACGCTCAATGAAAGCGTTAAAATCCCTAATAATAAGGTGGTTAATAGTTTCATGATGAATAGATGTTTGGGGTGTTATTGAAAGAAATGTTTTACTTTATTTCCAGTAAATCCAGGTAGCTTTTCAAATCTAAGGCACGTTTCTTTACCACTTCCATACGGTCGTTGATGGCCATGGGTTGATACATGGTGCCTTGCATGGTGGCATAAACGGATGTTTGCATCTTAAACTCTAAATCGCGGTACTCAATCCACTTGCGTTGGGCAGTGAGGAGGGCTGCTTTTTGCGTAACATTGAGTTGGCTTGTTAAGGCTTTATAGTTTTTGTTGAGTTCGGCATCCCATTTTTTGTAGGCGGTATCCAAACAACCCACCATGCCCTGCGTGGAAGGGTTTTTGTCCATGCAGTTGTCTAACGCGACATCAATCGGGTGTTTTTCAGGCTCTTCCTGCGAAAATACGAAAAGTGGCAGCGCGATAAACGCAGGTAATAAAAAGGCAAACGGTCTCATTGAATAGGAAATAGGTTTTGTACTAACCACAAATTAACAAAACTTGGCCTTGATTCCATAACTTTGTCTGACCACTGAATGCACATTATTTGGTCCGTCTTAAACTTTTTCTCCATGACCACCGACGATTTTGTCAGACAAAAGCGAAGCCAACTCATCAAAGCAAAGGCCACCGAGCTGGGTTTTGATTTTTGCGGCATATCGACGGCCACTTTTTTGGAAGAAGAAGCCCCGCGATTGGAGCATTGGCTCAATCAGCACCGCCACGGACAAATGCACTACATGGCCAACCATTTTGACAAACGCCTCGACCCGCGCAAACTGGTCGAGGGCGCCAAGTCGGTCATTTCAGTTTTGCTCAACTATTACCCCGAACAGCGCCTACCCGAAGGAGAAAACGACCTAAAACTCTCTAAATACGCCTACGGAACCGATTATCATTTTGTACTAAAAGACAAAATGAAGGAGTTGGTGGCGCAGTTGCAGGAAGAAATCGGCGAAATCAACGGGCGCATTTTTGTGGATTCGGCACCCGTAATGGATAAAGTTTGGGCGGCTAAAAGTGGTTTAGGATGGGTAGGGAAACACTCCAACCTACTCAACCGCAACATGGGCAGTTTTTTCTTCATCGGTGAAATCATCTGCGACTTGGACGTCTGGCCCGACGGGCCCGTCAAAGACTATTGCGGCACTTGCACCCGCTGCGTGGATGCCTGCCCTACCGACGCCATTGTGGAGCCGTACGTTGTTGACGGCAGCCGCTGCATCAGTTACTTTACGATTGAACTCAAAGAGGCTATCCCTCAGGAAGTAAAGGGCACATTTGAGAACTGGATTTTTGGGTGCGATATTTGCCAAGATGTGTGTCCGTGGAATCGTTTTTCCAAACCGCACCAAACGCCCGAGTTCAATTTGCATCCCGAATTGGCCGAGTTTACCAACCGCGATTGGGAAGAAATCACGCAGGAAGTATTTCAGGAAATATTCCGCCGCTCCGCCGTCAAACGCACGAAGTTGGAAGGAATACAACGAAATGTGGCGTTTGTACGGGGAGAGTGAGCGATGTTTTCAGTTCTATGGTAGGAGGCCTACCAATACCCATCACGGCTCGAGCCGCCCCGTCGCGAGACGCAAGAGACTGCCAAAAAACTACTCCAACTCCGTCAACTCCAGCATTTTGGATTTCCGGGTCAGCAGATGAATGATCCCCCACGCAATCAGGTAAGTACAACCGCAAATGGTAAAGATGATGTTGTACCCGCCCGCGAGGTTTCCAGCGGCTTTGTAGGTATCCAACAGACTACCAATCAGCATCGGGAAAAGAATCCCCCCCAACGCGCCAGCCATCCCGCCGATGCCCACAATGGAACTGACGGCTTGCTTGGGAAACATGTCGGACGGTAACGTAAATACATTGGTCGCCCATGCCTGATGCAACGCCACTGCAAAACTAATTAGCCCAACCGCTACCCACACACTGGGGGCAAACTGAATAAAAATAACGGACAATTCAAGAACTGCAATCACCAAAATGACCGTTTTTCGGGCTTTGATAACGGGCCAGCCACGCTTGATGAGTTGCGACGAAAACCAGCCACCGCTGATGCTTCCTACGGTGGTAGCGGTATAAATAAGCATCAATTCCAAACTCGGTTTTTTGAGGTCAAGGTTAAAAGTAGACGCAAAATAAGACGGCAACCAAAACAGAAAAAACCAATAAATCGGGTCAATCAAGCCCTTTCCCGTAATGTAAGCCCACGTCTGCGGAAAAGAAAACAACTTCATCCAATTGACACTCGCTTTCTCACTGCTGTACTGTTCTTCCTTTTCCTGACCATTCACGATGTATTCGTACTCTTCCGTAGTCAGGCGTTTTTGCTTGGCTGGAATATCGTAATAGATGAGCCAAAAAATCAACCACACAAAGCCGAGCGCGCCCGTAATCCAAAAAACTTCCTGCCAACCGTAGGTCGTTAAAATCCACGGTACAAGAATCAGGGCTACCACCACGCCCACGCTAGTCCCAGCATTGAAAAGCCCAGTAGCCAGCGCGCGTTCTTTTTTGGGAAACCATTCCGCCACCGTTTTCACCGCCGCTGGATAGTTACCTCCTTCACCCAGGCCTAATCCCACGCGGGCCACACCGAAGCCAAAGGCACTACGGGCAAGCGCGTGGAGCATTCCCGCTACACTCCAAAACACAATGGTGATGGAGTAGCCTTGCTTCGTCCCAATTTTATCAATCAACCAACCCAATGCCAACAGCCCAATGGCATAGGCCGCCGTAAACGCCATGATGATGCGCGCGTAGTCGGTCTCTGACCACGCAAATTCTTTTTCTAAAATAGGCTTCAGCAACCCAATAATCTGCCGGTCTAAATAGTTGATTGTGGTGGCGGTGAAGAGCAAAACCACAATAAGCCAACGGTAGTTTTTGATTTTAGGGGCGCTCATCGGCGGGGAAGTTGTTTAATAAATTGTGAAAAATGTGTTTTGAGTTTTTGCCAATCTTTTTCTTGAATCAACTTTTTATCCAACAATTGCCCGCCCATTCCAACGCCGTCGGCACCTGCCTTGAAAAAATCGACCATATTGTCCAAACTCACGCCCCCCGTGGGCAACAATTTGAGTTGATTCAGGGGCGCTTTCAATTCTTTGATGTACGACGGACCCATTTGCGTAGCTGGAAACACCTTCACCATGCTTGCGCCTAAACTCCATGCTTTAAAAATCTCGGAAGGCGTAAACGCCCCCGGAAAGATGGGAATCTCTTTTTTGACGCAAGCCTTGACTACTTTTTTATCCAGGATCGGCGTCACGATAAACTG encodes:
- a CDS encoding Tex family protein, which produces MTASQFIAPIVGVSERQAHNTITLFDEGATVPFIARYRKEMTGQLDEVQINAIKEQYQKFQEVLKRREAMLKSIEEQGKLTPELRKRLEETYVLQTLEDIYLPYKQKRKTRASMAIEKGLEPLAQVIFAGKEANPERKAEQFLNDKVPTIDDALQGARDIMAEWMSENVDARNKIRYAFERTAQVSSKVKKNKQEEGAKYRDYFDFSEPLNKIPSHRLLALRRGEEEGFLSVDISPDEEMAIDLLDRLFVKGLPACKDQLELTVSDAYKRLLKPGIETEFTNNSKEKADRYAIQVFTENLRQLLLASPLGQKRVLAIDPGYRTGCKVVCLDSQGNLLADTVIYPFDKAMEAEATVKSYLQKYQIDAIAIGNGTAGRETEDFIKRIIAAQSSEKALGLFMVSEQGASIYSASDVAREEFPTKDVTVRGAISIGRRLMDPLAELVKIDPKSIGVGQYQHDVDQGMLKTALDTVVESCVNSVGVNLNTASKHLLQYVSGLGASLAKNIVEYRAQNGDFKSRQQLMKVPRLGGKAFEQCAGFLRIENAANPLDNSAVHPESYPVVEKMAKDLGTNVAELMKKPELRRQISPQKYVGETVGLLTLQDILKELEKPSRDPREAITAFEFDSRVRKPEDLHEGMVLPGIVTNITAFGAFVDIGVKQDGLVHVSQMANRFIKDPNEVVKLQQHVTVKVVEVDLSRKRIALTMKF
- a CDS encoding phosphotransferase; amino-acid sequence: MHLDITQPHLLEEYLKNKNWLKQHEQVLILEKPGEGNMNYTLRVRTHDRTLIVKQSRPYVEKYPQIAAPANRTVTEGRFYEKIQPFASINELMPQLIGIDTEANILVLEDLGTASDYTFLYQPSQQLSMTDAEALAHYLAMLHRLTWQETIDASFANREMRALNHEHIFNYPLIENNGFDLDTISSGLQMISMGYKIDTKLKQKVRELGMMYLSDGRSLLHGDFYPGSWLKTTYGLKVIDPEFCFYGFPEFDLGVMTAHLMMAKQSEETIRKVYQAYGEIKNPQLVDQFTGVEIMRRLIGLAQLPLSLSLLDKEELLETAYDLITR
- the dnaG gene encoding DNA primase; translation: MRISNEITERIKQAADIVEVVGDFVSLKKRGSNYTACCPFHNEKSPSFNVNPVRQIYKCFGCGAAGDSIKFVMDIEGISYGEALRHLAQKYNIEVEEEQQTPEEVLRQNERDSLYIVLNFAQKYYQNLLMEHEEGQSIGLSYFRNRGFNDPTIKSFGLGYSLTDWDGLTKEAAKKGYNPELLEKAGLALHKEGDAQANRATRYYDRFRGRVIFPIHNVSGKVIAFGARILSADKSQPKYINSPETEVYHKSKILYGIYQAKNAIRQEDVCYLVEGYTDVISLHQAGIQNVAASSGTSLTEEQIKLIARFTNNITILYDGDAAGIKAALRGLDMVLEEGLNVSLVTLPDGEDPDSYVYKVGAEGFKKHVQQATKDFITFKTEMLLKDAGDNPFKRAEAINEIVTSITKISDPIKRQIFFKRTADLMKMDEQTLISEGNKHLRRREDKAAEKPTQSKPKDRLRERPQEPTDIHFSDNFIEEEFGILVEDSVPNSVPNVAPKHEPPTDLFKQRLYFQEQAFVKLLILHGQTELETGISLCRYLLHEIGEISFENQLFDLVLNIFRQRFGLGEIPSTDYFLSHIDPDIQRFSIDLCTSKHHLSENWEKHDIVVPTDEELLHEIAFKKILRLKMAYSATKMKDLLNQMGKITGNSDEEFAQIMEVQRQYKFYKNINDLAAKELGTVVPGY
- a CDS encoding dipeptidase: MKLLTTLLLGILTLSLSVRAQKSDEELRQLADKIAHKYILTDGHVDLPYRLKIKNFRLERQYLGIPISTTEGDFDYERAKKGGLSAPFMSVYIPSSYQQTGGAKQLADTLITMVKGIAKAHPDKFAVATTPQQVDANFKKGIISFPMGMENGAPLEKLSDVAYFRQQGISYVTLTHGKDNLICDSSYDSTFTHKGLSAYGREVVKEMNRVGIMVDVSHISDDAFYQAVELSTVPVIASHSSCRYFTPTFKRNMSDDMIKLLGKKGGVIQINFGSSFLDENYRKQAEVLQGKFMKILKDKGLKFTDPAAQDLLKQFQKENPVLFADVETVANHIDHVVKLTGSTQYVGIGSDFDGVGDSLPTGLKDVSQYPNLIYVLLKRGYSESDIANIMYKNVWRVWSKTVASAKI
- a CDS encoding lysozyme inhibitor LprI family protein; this encodes MRPFAFLLPAFIALPLFVFSQEEPEKHPIDVALDNCMDKNPSTQGMVGCLDTAYKKWDAELNKNYKALTSQLNVTQKAALLTAQRKWIEYRDLEFKMQTSVYATMQGTMYQPMAINDRMEVVKKRALDLKSYLDLLEIK
- the queG gene encoding tRNA epoxyqueuosine(34) reductase QueG, which translates into the protein MTTDDFVRQKRSQLIKAKATELGFDFCGISTATFLEEEAPRLEHWLNQHRHGQMHYMANHFDKRLDPRKLVEGAKSVISVLLNYYPEQRLPEGENDLKLSKYAYGTDYHFVLKDKMKELVAQLQEEIGEINGRIFVDSAPVMDKVWAAKSGLGWVGKHSNLLNRNMGSFFFIGEIICDLDVWPDGPVKDYCGTCTRCVDACPTDAIVEPYVVDGSRCISYFTIELKEAIPQEVKGTFENWIFGCDICQDVCPWNRFSKPHQTPEFNLHPELAEFTNRDWEEITQEVFQEIFRRSAVKRTKLEGIQRNVAFVRGE
- a CDS encoding MFS transporter, with translation MSAPKIKNYRWLIVVLLFTATTINYLDRQIIGLLKPILEKEFAWSETDYARIIMAFTAAYAIGLLALGWLIDKIGTKQGYSITIVFWSVAGMLHALARSAFGFGVARVGLGLGEGGNYPAAVKTVAEWFPKKERALATGLFNAGTSVGVVVALILVPWILTTYGWQEVFWITGALGFVWLIFWLIYYDIPAKQKRLTTEEYEYIVNGQEKEEQYSSEKASVNWMKLFSFPQTWAYITGKGLIDPIYWFFLFWLPSYFASTFNLDLKKPSLELMLIYTATTVGSISGGWFSSQLIKRGWPVIKARKTVILVIAVLELSVIFIQFAPSVWVAVGLISFAVALHQAWATNVFTLPSDMFPKQAVSSIVGIGGMAGALGGILFPMLIGSLLDTYKAAGNLAGGYNIIFTICGCTYLIAWGIIHLLTRKSKMLELTELE
- a CDS encoding bifunctional 4-hydroxy-2-oxoglutarate aldolase/2-dehydro-3-deoxy-phosphogluconate aldolase encodes the protein MSKTAFSWELFNKAPIVGIVRGLSLEEVKQILPMYREAGLTTIEITMNTPDAEKIIQYAVENEQHGLNIGAGTVCTKDDLKKALEAGAQFIVTPILDKKVVKACVKKEIPIFPGAFTPSEIFKAWSLGASMVKVFPATQMGPSYIKELKAPLNQLKLLPTGGVSLDNMVDFFKAGADGVGMGGQLLDKKLIQEKDWQKLKTHFSQFIKQLPRR